From the genome of Pseudarthrobacter sp. NIBRBAC000502772:
TTGGCGCCATCCTGGCCGAACCCGGCATGGTGCTCACGATGGTCTAACCCACGAGTTTTTGTCCAGATAATCCGGGTTTCGGGCGGTTGAACCCGCTTTATCTGGACAAAAACTCCAGGGCTGTCCCGGTCAGGGGGCTTGGGGAACGTTCACCGTGAGTGCAGCCAGCGCCATGCTTTCGAGAAGCGGCCGGGCCGTTTTGGGCGCGATTTTCCGTCCGTGGTTCCGCACCGAGTGTGGTGTGGAGTTGATCAGGCCGAACGTAGCGTGCGCCCGCATCCGCAGTTCGACGGCGTCGGTGCCCGGATGCAGCAGCGCCAGGACCTCCACCCAAATCTCCACGTAGTTCCGCTGCAGTGCCCGTACCTCGGACTGGTCCTTCTGGCTGAGGTTGCTGAAATCCCGGTCCTGCACCCGGATCACGTCGGGCTTGCCAAGGGCAAACTCCACTTGGAACCCCACCAGCCTGCGGAGCGCTGCGAGCGGGTCCGTAGTCTCGGCAACGACGCGCCGGCCGCCGTCGAGCAGCTCGCGGCTGACGGTAAGCAGCAGGTCTCCCAACACCGCCTGCTTGCCCTGGAAGTGGCGATAGACGGCCGGGCCGCTGACACCCGCTGCTGCGCCCAGGTCTTCCAGCGATACCCGGTTGAATCCGTGCAGGGCGAAGAGCCCCGCGGCGGCGGCAAGCAGCGCCTGGCGGCGGTTCTCCTTCGCCTGGCTGCGGGGAGTTCCGGGAGTTGCGGGGGCTGCCGCGGCCGCGGGTGTTCCTGGGGCTGCCGGCGTCGCCGAAGCGGCCTGCGCTGCCGAAACGGGTCGTATTGCCGCGTTCGGATGCTCAGACTGGGCCGGTGCGGACGGCTTGACCGGTCGGGTGGTGGGCACGCTTTTCCTCCTAGGAACAGCCGATTCTAGCAATGTCCTGTTGTGTTGGACATCACAGTTAATAAAGACTAACCTGAATTCCAGTTATAAAGCATTAACCGAGCTGGCTTTTACGGCTCTCGCCGGAGCCTTGGTGGCTTTCAATAGATGACGAACGGATGCAGTCGATGGAGACTCTCGCCAGCCGGCTTGATGCCGCAAGTGAAGCGTTTGCTGCAAACAACGCTGCCCAGCTCGCGCTGGCCGCCGAGCTCCGGACCAGGCTGGCTGAGGCCGCGTTGGGCGGGCCGGAGAAGTCGAGGGAGCGCCATGTGGGGCGCGGGAAGCTGCTGCCCCGGGAGCGCATTGACCGGCTGCTGGATGATGGCAGCCCGTTCCTGGAGATCGCGCCGCTGGCAGCCAACGGCATGTACAACAACGACTCGCCGGGAGCCGGGGTTATTGCCGGCGTCGGCCTGGTCCACGGCCGCCAGGTGCTGGTGATCTCCAACGATGCCACCGTCAAGGGCGGCACCTACTACCCGATGACCGTGAAGAAGCACCTCCGCGCCCAGGAGATAGCGCTGGAGAACCGGCTGCCGTGCATCTATCTGGTGGATTCGGGCGGGGCGTTCCTCCCGAAGCAGGACGAAGTTTTTCCCGACAAGGAGCATTTCGGCCGGATCTTCTTCAACCAGGCGAAGATGTCTGCCGCGAAGATCCCGCAGATCGCCTCGGTGATGGGCTCCTGCACGGCAGGCGGCGCTTACGTTCCGGCGATGAGCGATGAGACGGTGATCGTGCGGAACCAGGGCACTATCTTCCTGGGCGGTCCGCCGCTGGTGAAGGCTGCCATCGGGGAGATCGTCACGGCGGAGGAACTGGGCGGCGGTGACGTGCACTCGAAGATCTCCGGTGTCACCGACCACCTGGCGGAGAACGATGAGCATGCCCTGCAGATCGTCCGGGACATCGTCTCCACGCTGCCGAGGCCGGCTGCCCCTGCCTGGGATGTGGACACCGTCGTCGAGCCCCTCGCGGATCCGGCGGAGTTGTACGGCGCCGTCCCGACGGACGTCAACGCGCAGTACGACGTCCACGAGGTCATTGCCCGGCTGGTGGACGGCAGCAGGTTCCACGAGTTCAAGAAGGAGTACGGCACCACCCTGGTCACGGGTTTTGCCAGACTGCACGGGCACCCGGTGGGGATCGTGGCCAACAACGGCGTGCTCTTCAGCGAGTCCTCGCTCAAGGGCGCGCACTTCATCGAACTCTGCGACCAGCGCGGCATTCCGCTTATTTTCCTGCAGAACATTTCCGGGTTCATGGTGGGCAGGGATTCCGAGCAGGGTGGCATTGCCAAGAACGGCGCCAAGATGGTCACCGCCGTCGCCACCGCCCGGGTGCCGAAGCTGACCGTCGTCATCGGCGGGTCCTTCGGCGCCGGCAACTACTCCATGTGCGGGCGGGCGTACTCGCCGCGCTTCCTGTGGATGTGGCCGGCAAGCCGCATCTCGGTGATGGGAGGGAACCAAGCATCCGGCGTTCTTGCAACCGTCAAGCGTGACCAGTACGAGGCCCGTGGCGAGGAATGGTCCGCAGAGGATGAGGAAGCCTTCAAGGCCCCGATCAAACAGCAGTACGAGGACCAGGGCAGCCCGTACTATTCCACCGCCCGCCTCTGGGACGACGGCGTGATCGACCCCGCGGATACCCGCACCGTCCTGGGGCTGGCGCTCGACGTCGTCTCCCGCACCCCCCTGCCGGAGACCTCCTTCGGCCTTTTCCGGATGTGAGCCAGCCATGACCGTTTCCATGCCCGCCGTTCCTTCCGCAATCCGGCAGAAGCCGCTGTTCAGCACCGTGCTGGTCGCCAACCGCGGGGAGATCGCCTGCCGCGTCATCCGCACACTGCGTGCCCTGGGCATCCGCTCCGTAGCCGTCTATTCCGACGCCGACGCCGGGGCCCGCCACGTTCGCGAAGCTGACACCGCCGTGCGGATCGGCCCTGCCGCTGCTGCAGAGAGCTACCTCAAGATTGCGGCGATCCTTCAGGCTTGCCGCGAGACGGGCGCCGAGGCCGTGCACCCCGGCTACGGCTTCCTCAGCGAGAACGTCGATTTTGCCCGCGCCCTCGAAGCCGCCGGCATCACCTTCATCGGCCCCGGCGTTGAGTCCCTGAACGTCATGGGCGACAAGATCCGCTCCAAGAACCACGTGGCCGGCTACGGAGTCCCCGTAGTGCCGGGCATCGCCGAACCGGGCATGACTGACGCGCAACTCATGGAGGCCGCGCCCGCCGTCGGGTTCCCGCTCCTGATCAAGCCGTCAGCGGGCGGCGGCGGCAAGGGCATGCACATCGTAGAGCGCCACGAGGACCTCGAAGCCACGCTGGCCACCGCCCGCCGCGTCGCCGCGAGCGCCTTCGGCGACGACACCCTTTTCCTTGAACGGCTGGTCCGCACGCCGCGGCACATCGAGGTCCAGGTCCTGGCGGACAACCACGGCAACGTGATCCATCTTGGGGAGCGGGAATGCTCGCTGCAGCGCCGCCACCAAAAGGTGATTGAGGAAGCGCCGTCGCCGCTGCTGGAGTCATTGCACGACGGCGGGGCCACCCGGGCCCGGATCGGCGAGGCCGCCTGCCAGGCGGCCCGCAGCGTCCACTACAGCGGCGCGGGAACTGTGGAGTTCCTGGTCTCCGACGAGGCCCCTGACGAGTTCTTCTTTATGGAGATGAATACCCGTCTCCAGGTGGAGCACCCGGTGACCGAAATGGTCACCGGCGTTGACCTGGTCGAATGGCAGGTCCGCATCGCCGCCGGTGAGGAACTGACCGTCCGCCAGGCCGACGTCGAACTCAACGGGCACGCCGCCGAAGCCCGCGTCTACGCGGAAATCCCGGAGCGGAACTTCATGCCGTCCACCGGGACCGTGCTCCTGCTGGACGAAATGCCCCATCACGGAGCCGGCATGATCCGCGTGGATTCTGCCCTGCTCGAGGGGCTCGAGATCTCCTCCAGCTACGATCCGATGATCTCCAAGGTCATCGCGTGGGGCCCGGATCGCACCGTTGCCCTGGATACCTTGGACGCGGCACTCGCCGGCTACACAGCTCTTGGCATCGACACGAATGTTGAGTACCTGAGGCTGCTGATCAACGACGCCGACGTCCGCGCCGGGCATCTGGACACCGGCCTGATCGAGCGCAAGATGCCAGACTTCGCCTTCCGGCTGATTGACGACGCCGAACTGGTCGCGGCCGCCCTGTACGCCGTTGTGAACGGGGAACCGGGCAGCGCGGTGACACCCTCCGGTCCGTGGCAGGCCGGCAACGGCTGGCGGATCGGCGCGCCGGCACCCCGGCGGATCAGCCTGGGAATGCCCGACGGCGGCATCGCAACGGTGAGTGTGACGGGCCGCGTGGCGGCCGGCCCGGTCCAGGTCTGCGTCGGTGAAGGGCCCTGGCGGACGGCCTCGCTGCGACTGCCGGGCGGCGGGAGCATGGTCCTGACCCTCGACGGCGAAACCACGGAGTATTCCCTGGCCCCGGTGACGTGGGGTTCCGGCAGCCCGGATCCGGACAACCTGCCCGCAGGAGTTCCCACGGAACTGTTCCTCGGCAACGGAGGCTGGTCCTGCCGGCTGGAGGCGCTGACACGGGAGTCTCGGCTACTCCGGGTGCTCGCCGCCGTCGAGCGCGAGGAAGGCACCGCGGACCCGGAGGTGCGTTCGCCCATGCCCGGCACGGTGGTATCCGTTGCGGTCAGCAACGGCGACACCGTGGAAGCCGGCCAGGTCCTACTCTCCGTGGAAGCCATGAAGATGGAACACCAGCTCGTGGCCGAGGTGGCCGGCACGGTCCACATCAGCATCAAGGCCGGTCAGCCGGTCAAAGCGGACCAGGTGCTGGCCACCATCCACCCTTCAACCACCGATCCAGACTCAGATCAGGATTCCACCACGGAGTCGAACAAGGATTCCGACAAGGAGTCCGACAACACAGGCAAGGGAGCCTAGCCATGGCAGATTTTGAGCTCAGTGAGGAATACCAGGACCTCAGCGACACCGTCCGGGATTTCGCGGACAACGTGGTGGCGCCGGTCTCGGCCAAGCACGATGAGGAGCACAGCTTCCCGTACGAGGTGGTGTCCCAGATGGCGGACATGGGCCTGTTCGGGCTGCCGTTCCCGGAAGAGCACGGCGGGATGGGAGGGGACTACTTCGCTTTGGCACTCGCCCTCGAACAGCTGGGCCGGGTGGACCAGTCCGTGGCCATCACGCTGGAAGCAGGCGTCTCCCTCGGCGCAATGCCGGTGTACCGGTTCGGCACCGAGGCCCAGAAAGAGGAGTGGCTCCCGCTGCTGGCCTCGGGCAAGGCGCTCGCCGGCTTCGGAC
Proteins encoded in this window:
- a CDS encoding carboxyl transferase domain-containing protein, whose product is METLASRLDAASEAFAANNAAQLALAAELRTRLAEAALGGPEKSRERHVGRGKLLPRERIDRLLDDGSPFLEIAPLAANGMYNNDSPGAGVIAGVGLVHGRQVLVISNDATVKGGTYYPMTVKKHLRAQEIALENRLPCIYLVDSGGAFLPKQDEVFPDKEHFGRIFFNQAKMSAAKIPQIASVMGSCTAGGAYVPAMSDETVIVRNQGTIFLGGPPLVKAAIGEIVTAEELGGGDVHSKISGVTDHLAENDEHALQIVRDIVSTLPRPAAPAWDVDTVVEPLADPAELYGAVPTDVNAQYDVHEVIARLVDGSRFHEFKKEYGTTLVTGFARLHGHPVGIVANNGVLFSESSLKGAHFIELCDQRGIPLIFLQNISGFMVGRDSEQGGIAKNGAKMVTAVATARVPKLTVVIGGSFGAGNYSMCGRAYSPRFLWMWPASRISVMGGNQASGVLATVKRDQYEARGEEWSAEDEEAFKAPIKQQYEDQGSPYYSTARLWDDGVIDPADTRTVLGLALDVVSRTPLPETSFGLFRM
- a CDS encoding biotin carboxylase N-terminal domain-containing protein, whose protein sequence is MTVSMPAVPSAIRQKPLFSTVLVANRGEIACRVIRTLRALGIRSVAVYSDADAGARHVREADTAVRIGPAAAAESYLKIAAILQACRETGAEAVHPGYGFLSENVDFARALEAAGITFIGPGVESLNVMGDKIRSKNHVAGYGVPVVPGIAEPGMTDAQLMEAAPAVGFPLLIKPSAGGGGKGMHIVERHEDLEATLATARRVAASAFGDDTLFLERLVRTPRHIEVQVLADNHGNVIHLGERECSLQRRHQKVIEEAPSPLLESLHDGGATRARIGEAACQAARSVHYSGAGTVEFLVSDEAPDEFFFMEMNTRLQVEHPVTEMVTGVDLVEWQVRIAAGEELTVRQADVELNGHAAEARVYAEIPERNFMPSTGTVLLLDEMPHHGAGMIRVDSALLEGLEISSSYDPMISKVIAWGPDRTVALDTLDAALAGYTALGIDTNVEYLRLLINDADVRAGHLDTGLIERKMPDFAFRLIDDAELVAAALYAVVNGEPGSAVTPSGPWQAGNGWRIGAPAPRRISLGMPDGGIATVSVTGRVAAGPVQVCVGEGPWRTASLRLPGGGSMVLTLDGETTEYSLAPVTWGSGSPDPDNLPAGVPTELFLGNGGWSCRLEALTRESRLLRVLAAVEREEGTADPEVRSPMPGTVVSVAVSNGDTVEAGQVLLSVEAMKMEHQLVAEVAGTVHISIKAGQPVKADQVLATIHPSTTDPDSDQDSTTESNKDSDKESDNTGKGA
- a CDS encoding TetR/AcrR family transcriptional regulator; translated protein: MPTTRPVKPSAPAQSEHPNAAIRPVSAAQAASATPAAPGTPAAAAAPATPGTPRSQAKENRRQALLAAAAGLFALHGFNRVSLEDLGAAAGVSGPAVYRHFQGKQAVLGDLLLTVSRELLDGGRRVVAETTDPLAALRRLVGFQVEFALGKPDVIRVQDRDFSNLSQKDQSEVRALQRNYVEIWVEVLALLHPGTDAVELRMRAHATFGLINSTPHSVRNHGRKIAPKTARPLLESMALAALTVNVPQAP